From the Coregonus clupeaformis isolate EN_2021a unplaced genomic scaffold, ASM2061545v1 scaf2032, whole genome shotgun sequence genome, one window contains:
- the LOC121554034 gene encoding zinc finger protein with KRAB and SCAN domains 1 — MSQEKGKLMDEIEKSLWNLTEANLRYLCECHGEDASEVKGMDHRSLRRKIMEEMWDNTDSMKSEEQGMSWLVQLKEDIRRILKDASGALMSPSQADDDDDPVDCDEKWNGEGGAGLPSNEVEPVSPSQADDDDAADCDAEDTDWLPSNGLEAEPVSPNQSDDYDAADGVEELDREVRDWMASDGLEVELSPEKHTPEQKDKCRPPKTPCRASPGSTLLRGLKRVSVQLMDCRKTPGQKTCKKTHSCAQCGKSFATKDILERHLLTHTGEKQRNICAECGKVFSTFSSLTRHLKTHTGEKCHISECHISETTCSECRKTFSTHSSLKRHLLTHTGEKPYVALVVRKVSMIQET; from the exons ATGAGTCAAGAGAAGGGAAAGTTGATGGATGAAATTGAAAAGAGTTTATGGAATTTAACTGAGGCCAATTTACGCTACCTTTGTGAATGTCATGGTGAAGATGCATCCGAAGTTAAAGGAATGGATCACCGCTCATTGCGGCGTAAAATCATGGAAGAAATGTGGGACAATACGGATTCAATGAAATCGGAGGAGCAGGGAATGTCTTGGTTAGTCCAACTGAAAGAGGACATCAGGAGGATACTAAAGGATGCTAGCGGTGCACTAATGAGTCCCAGCCAagccgatgatgatgatgatcctgTAGATTGCGATGAAAAATGGAACGGAGAGGGAGGGGCTGGGTTACCTAGCAACGAGGTGGAGCCCGTGAGTCCCAGCCAGGCTGATGATGATGACGCTGCAGACTGTGACGCGGAGGACACAGATTGGTTGCCTAGCAATGGGCTGGAGGCAGAGCCCGTGAGTCCCAACCAGTCCGATGATTATGACGCTGCAGACGGCGTTGAAGAATTGGACAGGGAGGTCAGGGATTGGATGGCTAGCGATGGGCTGGAGGTGGAGTTATCTCCAGAGAAGCACACACCAGAGCAGAAA GACAAGTGTCGCCCACCAAAGACCCCGTGTCGTGCCTCTCCTGGTAGCACCTTACTGCGaggtctgaagagggtgtctgtgcAGCTGatggactgcaggaaaacaccagGGCAGAAAACCTGCAAGAAAACCCACTCCTGtgctcagtgtgggaagagttttgccaCAAAAGACATTCTGGAGCGACATCTGCTAACTCACACTGGAGAAAAACAGAGAAATATATGCGCTGAATGTGGAAAAGTATTCAGTACATTTTCCAGCCTTACCAGGCATCTGAAAACTCATACTGGAGAGAAATGTCATATTTCTGAATGTCATATTTCTGAAACCACATGCTCTGAATGCAGAAAGACATTCAGTACACATTCCAGTCTTAAGAGACATCTGCTAactcacactggagagaaaccgtacGTTGCCCTCGTTGTAAGAAAGGTTTCAATGATCCAGGAAACTTAA
- the LOC123488189 gene encoding zinc finger protein 605-like has protein sequence MHTGEKPFICPICGKRFNDSSNLRTHVRRHKGEKIGKTQVSEPCPHCGKRLASKAGLETHLRTHTGEKPHLCADCGKSFGFHSALRRHQKTQHGEQVAKPHVCSVCGKGFMESGALKKHGVTHEEKRHLCPDCGKTFRVLQALSNHQRTKHQKINEQVREKNPYLCLTCGQEFNSKHRLIIHERKHTGEKPYQCSHCDKRFTEKSYMKRHQTVHTGEKPFQCSVCDMKFSHGASLIRHRLIHSGEKPFHCTYCDKSFSQSNTLKTHILTHTGEKPYPCPDCGKRFTEKKAMKKHQRDTHGTDTYSNTHGSGAHSSAFSLPGKKLRLSQDRSPRAKPYQCPDGGKCFSEKRALTKHQKTHRRDSAPYWSGILQQWSQEPQHSDTDSDSDQDQDWTSL, from the coding sequence ATGCACACTGGGGAGAAACCCTTCATTTGCCCCATTTGCGGGAAGCGATTTAACGACTCTTCGAACCTTAGAACACATGTTAGAAGACATAAAGGAGAGAAGATAGGCAAGACACAGGTCTCTGAGCCATGCCCTCACTGTGGGAAGAGGCTGGCTTCTAAGGCAGGGTTAGAGACTCACCTGCGGacccacactggagagaaacctcacCTCTGCGCCGACTGCGGCAAGAGCTTCGGCTTCCACTCAGCCTTGAGAAGACATCAGAAAACGCAGCACGGAGAGCAAGTAGCAAAGCCGCACGTCTGTTCTGTCTGTGGGAAAGGCTTCATGGAGTCTGGAGCGCTGAAGAAACATGGGGTGACCCACGAGGAGAAACGGCACCTCTGCCCCGACTGCGGGAAGACATTCAGGGTGCTTCAGGCCTTGTCGAATCATCAGAGAACCAAGCATCAAAAAATTAACGAGCAAGTAAGAGAGAAGAATCCATACCTCTGCCTTACTTGCGGCCAGGAATTCAATTCAAAGCATAGATTGATAATCCACGAGAGAaagcacacaggagagaaaccttaccaatGCTCCCATTGCGACAAACGCTTCACTGAGAAGTCTTACATGAAACGTCACCAGACGGTGCACACGGGAGAGAAACCTTTCCAATGCTCCGTCTGCGATATGAAGTTCTCGCATGGTGCATCTTTAATACGGCACCGCCTAATACACTCGGGTGAGAAACCGTTTCACTGCACTTACTGCGACAAGAGTTTCTCTCAGTCGAATACGCTGAAAACACACATACTAACACACACCGGAGAGAAACCGTACCCGTGCCCCGACTGCGGGAAGCGTTTCACCGAAAAGAAAGCCATGAAGAAACACCAGCGCGACACACACGGGACAGACACATACAGCAACACACACGGGTCAGGGGCACACAGCTCTGCTTTCTCTTTGCCTGGTAAAAAACTGAGATTGAGTCAAGACCGGAGCCCTCGAGCAAAGCCGTACCAATGCCCTGACGGTGGCAAGTGTTTCTCAGAGAAAAGAGCTCTTACGAAACACCAGAAGACACACCGGAGAGACAGCGCCCCCTATTGGTCCGGTATACTGCAGCAATGGAGTCAAGAACCGCAACACTCTGATACTGACTCAGACTCTGACCAAGACCAAGACTGGACCTCTTTATAA